The following are encoded in a window of Castanea sativa cultivar Marrone di Chiusa Pesio chromosome 5, ASM4071231v1 genomic DNA:
- the LOC142635109 gene encoding uncharacterized protein LOC142635109, with the protein MALYKHRKNLVDLLNQIQVPITTSSQDLNTMIGPVNRELTISYSNKDLTKKGKHHNDPLHITVDAKGTSILMVLIDDGSALNVCPLKTTSCLGLSIEDFVPTDQHVRAYDNSRREVLGTITLELSIGPMIKKVEFQVLNITSCFNMLLGQS; encoded by the coding sequence ATGGCCTTGTACAAGCACCGCAAGAATTTGGTAGACcttctcaaccaaatccaagtccctaTAACCACATCCTCTCAAGATCTGAATACTATGATTGGGCCTGTAAATAGGGAACTCACTATTTCCTACTCTAACAAAGATTTGACAAAGAAAGGGAAGCACCACAATGACCCATTGCATATTACTGTAGATGCTAAAGGCACGAGTATCCTGATGGTTCTCATTGATGACGGAAGTGCCTTAAACGTATGTCCTTTAAAGACTACAAGTTGCTTAGGTTTAAGCATTGAAGATTTTGTGCCAACCGACCAGCATGTGAGGGCATATGACAATAGTAGAAGGGAGGTCTTGGGGACCATAACATTGGAGCTCAGTATAGGGCCGATGATCAAGAAGGTGGAGTTTCAAGTCTTGAACATAACATCATGCTTCAACATGCTTCTTGGGCAATCATAG